AAAGGATAGTCGAAAGAGCTGCCAAGCTGGGCGGAGTAGACGAATTTCTCCACAAGCTGGGGCAAAAATATGATACACAGCTAGGTAGGCTATTCGGAGGCAGAAGCCTTTCAGGAGGAGAATGGCAGCGGATTGCATTATCCCGTGCTTTTATGAGAGAGGATATTGCCGGATTGCTGATCATGGACGAACCTTCTTCTGCGCTTGATGTGTTCATGGAGGAAGACGTGTTCCAGCGAATGCGGGATTTAATGAAAAACAAGACGGTGGTCATCGTCTCGCATCGGTTAAGCACTGCACGACATGCAGATTATGTAGTCTATATGGAACAGGGCAGAATCATGGAGACGGGAACTCACGACCAATTACTGGAAAATGAAGCGGGGTATGCTGAACTTTACAATATGCAGGCTCAAAAATACAGATAAGAGGTGAGATGAAATGAGCGTGATTGACAATTTGCGACCGTTTACAGAGCGAGATTTGCCAATGCTGGAGGATTGGTTTAAGGATGCAGAGGTTCATCGGCGCTTGGAGGGAATGCTTCCTTTAGACGAGTGGTATCGGCACGTCGAGCAGCATCCCGGTTATAATGTGTGGGTCGCGTTCTCGCAGGACGAAGCCGTAGGTGTAATTATGATTGAGCGGGAGGAGCAGAATACGGGAAGCATTGCCATCGTTGTCCATCCGTCGATTCGGGGTAAGGGCTACGGCAGAGCAGTGGTTGGAAAAGCCATACAATTACCTGAGCTGGGAACGATCTATAAATGGTATGCCGGAATTGAAGCTGACAATGCTGCTTGTTTGAGGTGTTTTCAGTCTACTGGTTTTGTACTGGAGAACGAAGCTCCCGATGAAGACGGTTATTTCTCTTTATGGCATATCGCTAATATTAAAGTGTAGAGTGGAAACAAGGAGGGAAGGCAATGAAAAGAACAATACGGCTGCTTGTGTTCATTCTGCTGGTCTCGTTTCTTCCTGTATCTGAACTAAAAGCATCCGATCGGCAAGCCGATTACACCTTTCTCATCTATATGATTGGTTCAGACATGGAAAGTGATTTTCATATGGCAAGCGATGACTTGAAGGAAATGATGAGTGTCGGCTCTTCCGGCAATGTAAACGTTATCGTTCAGACAGGAGGCGCCCAAAGCTGGGACCATTCGTCCATCGAACCCGGTCTGAATCAACGATGGCGTGTGGAAAAGGGGAGGTTGGCCTTTCTGGATAACGCCGGCTCGCAAAATATGGATACATCCGATTCCCTTACAGATTTCATTCGCTGGGGAACCCGTGAATATCCAGCTCGGAAGCATGTGCTTATGTTCTGGGGGCACGGTCTTGGACCGATTGATGGATACGGTGGCGACGAGCACTACGGAAATAAAAAAATGAGCTTGACCGAACTTCAAAAAGGAATTGGACATGCTTATAACGAAACGGGAATTAAATTTGAACTCATCGGCTTCGATAATTGTAAAATGGCAAGTGTGGAGGTGGCCTACGCACTTAGGGATTACGGTAAGTATTTGCTTGCATCTGTTGACTACACGAATCAGAATGGCTGGGACTATACGAAAATGCTGAAGGCAGTTCAAGACAAACCCGGGATTTCCACTCTTAAGTTGGGCAGAATTATTGCTCAAGGATATCTGGAACAGTCGAAGGTAAACGGTGAAGAGGAGGACCTTCAGCAATCGATCATTCAACTGGATCAGATGGAAGAGGTTATGAAGGCAGTCGAGTCATTCAGCAAAAGGTTGTTAAAGCCCCAAGCTATGACAAAGGGTATGAATCAGTTGAGAAAAGCACGGGATCAAGCCGAGGATTATGCAGACGAAGCCGATTTGGTGGATCTTGCTGACTTGTTTACCTTGATCGGCAAAAGAATGAAAGCTGAGACTGAGGCGGACCGCGTCAAAAAGGCAATTCAAAAAGCGGTTGTTTATAACATGAAGTCTCCTGAGCATCCCAAGGGAAAAGGAATGAGCGTTTATTTTCCGAGCAGGGATGTTCATCGCTTTACCGAAAAGGCCAGTAAGTACCGAAAACTGGAATTTAGCTCGAGCTATAAGGCTTTCATTACTGAATACTCGACATTGTTGTCACGTCGGCCCCAAAATACTCCAAACAAAGAGTGAACATTGTTATATGCAACTGAAGTTAAGGAAGCAACGAAGCATGAATGACGATGCAAGCAATGGAGCCTGTGTGAAACCATCAGCACATAATCAGCGATGAAGCGGGAGAGCTTCTTCATACCTTTCTTGTTGGCATGGTTGGTGACTCTTCCATGTTACCAAACAAGCGAGGTTTTTTTGTTTATGGGATCTACAAGGGTGAATAACTAACATCCTCGCTGATATATCCTGCAATGGGAACTGCCTGGTATTACTTTGTTCAAAATAGAGTATTTTTGAGTAAATCAATGAAAAAATTAGAATTAAAGAGGTATGCTATTATTTTTTCAGCTTAATAGTGTTAGTACATATTACATCCTATAGTTATAATAATAGGTCAGTACATTAACGGACCCAGTTTTTCTGAGAGGGGAAAACTATAGGTGTCATGCTCTGTTCATGGCGCCCTGAAGGCAAGAAAAAGAAAACGGATTTGGACGGAAGCAAGCGGGACACATAGGAACGGATGGGGCATGTTCAGAAATAATGTTGGATAGCCTAACTCTCATGCTAAAAGATTCCGGATTCGCAATTTGAGGTACAGGCCAAGATCAATCTTGGGAACAGTGAAGTGCACGGAATTGATTATACTGTAGAAAGGATGTTATTTAACCACGATTAGATGAATTTTGCGAAAAGCATTCTGCTATTTGTGCTGTCTGTTGTAATGGGTCAGTGATGAACCGTATCGTTACCCATCAGGTGATAAGACAAATTGAGTTGATACACGTAGGAGGAACGGCAAGAACATATGAATACTTTAAAACAACAATGGTTTGGCAACATTCGCGGAGACGTGCTGGCAGGCATTACGGTAGCGCTGGCGTTAATTCCGGAAGCCATTGCGTTCTCCATCATTGCGGGTGTTGATCCGATGGTCGGGTTGTATGCTTCGATTACAATTGCAATTGTGATCTCGATTGCTGGTGGAAGACCAGGCATGATCTCGGCGGCAACAGGTGCCATGGCGGTACTAATGGTTGGACTCGTCAAGGATTATGGCGTGGAATATCTTTTTGCAGCAACGATTTTGACGGGCATTATCCAGTTTCTACTGGGCATATTTAAGGTTGGACGGTTTATTACGTTTGTGCCTCATTCGGTACTGACCGGATTTGTGAATGCACTGGCTATACTGATCTTTATGGCACAGTTAACCCACTTCACGGGAGCAAACTGGATTATGTATGCGATGGTGGCGGGAACGCTGGCGATCGTTTATATATTGCCAAGGTTTTTCAAAGGCGTTCCGGCTCCACTGATTGCAATTATCGTGATGACGATTATTACCGTGGTGTTTCATCTGGACGTAAGAACAGTCGGCCACATGGGGAATATAACGAGCACTCTGCCGATGTTCCACTTGCCGAATATTGCGTGGACTTGGGACACGCTGATGATTCTGCTGCCTTATTCATTCACCATGGCACTGGTTGGTTTGCTGGAGTCCTTGCTGACCGCAACCATCGTGGATGAGATGACCGAGACCAAGAGCAGCAAGAACCGTGAAGTGCGTGGTCAGGGTATCGCGAATTTTGTTAACGGTTTGTTTGGCGGCATGGGCGGCTGTGCAATGATTGGGCAGTCGGTCATTAATGTGAAGTCTGGCGGACGTGGAAGATTGTCTACGTTTACTGCAGGTGCGTTTCTCGCGATCCTGTTGCTGCTGTTTAGCGGTGTGGTGAAACAAGTACCGATGGGGGCGCTCGTCGGTGTAATGTTTATGGTGTGTATCGGAACATTCGACTGGAGTTCTATCAAAAATATTGCTCGCGTGCCGCGCGCGGAAGCCTTTGTCATGATCGTGACGGTGGCAATTGTGGTCTATACCCACGATCTATCGATCGGGGTTATGGTCGGCGTTGTGCTCAGTGTACTGCATTTTGGCTGGAAACAGACCAAGATTCGCGTACAGGCGAGCCAGGAACAAGGGCAGAAAGTATACCGGGTTCATGGACCATTTTTCTTTGGCTCTTCGTCCCGATTCGTGGATGAGTTCGATGCAGAGGCCGATCCGAAGGAGATCACGATTGATTTCGGAGGTTCACATATCTGGGATAATACCGCGGTTGTGGCTATTGGCAAAGTGAAATTCAAAATACGCGAAGCTGGGCAAAACCGTGCACCTTCGCGGGTTGAACGAGGAGAGCTCTCGCATTCTTGAACGGAGTGGATTTGCCACAGCGAGCGGGCACGGTTCGTAACTTGGTTGGAACGAAGTAAACAACGAATAGGTAACATAAAAAGATGCATTTTAATCAGTGTCGCACTTTTTCCGGATTTAATCGGGGAGAGGGCGTCGCTGTTTTTTTATTAGAGCCTGAGGCATGCTAGGTCATTTCCACATCATCAGCAACCTGAAGGCAGATCTAGAGTCACTTGGTCGATACAAGTTACGGTGATCTTGGGATTTTGTGCTACAAGTTGGGGGTGTAACACTGTATCCCCTTTTGTTTTGCTTGACTAACGTGTAAACTACAGGGTATGGAGAAGAAGAGCAACGAGTGGATTGCTTTTTAAAAAATTCATTTCATAATCATGATTGATATAAGGAAAACTAGTCTTGATGGCATATACTGATACTAAGGTCATTATGAAATGGACTTATCTAAATGAATATACAGAGGTGTAACGATTGGCAAACTTTGAACAACTGGGCATTCGCCCGGAATGGTGCGAGATCCTGAAACATCAGGGCATCGCCGTGCCGACTCCGGTACAGGAGCGTTCGATTCCGGTACTGCTGGGTGGACGCGATATTATCGCCGAGGCACAGACAGGAACAGGGAAAACGCTGGCATTTTTGCTGCCGATTATTCAGAAAATTAACGTATCGGACCGTTCGCCACAAGCGTTGATTATTGCGCCTACGCGTGAGCTTGCGCTGCAAATTACGGAAGAAGCGAAGAAACTCACGGCAAACGACGATAAACTGCACGTGCTTGCCGTATACGGCGGGCAGGATGTGGACAAGCAACTGCGTAAATTGCAGAACGGTACCCAGATCGTTATTGGTACACCAGGTCGTCTCCTGGATCACCTGCGCCGTGGCACGTTGAAGCTTGATAATGTGAAAAAACTGGTGCTGGATGAAGCCGACCAAATGTTGCACATGGGCTTCCTGGACGATGTGGAAACGATTCTTAGTGAACTGCCACACAAACGTCAGACAATGCTGTTCTCAGCAACGATGCCAAAGGGCATTCGCAACCTGGCGAAGACCTACATGAAAGATCCGGAAGATGTAAAAGTATCTTCCCAATCTGTTATCCCGATCAAACAAATTCGCCAGCAAGTGCTGGAATGTACGGATCGTGGTAAATTAGAAGCACTTCGCGGCATGATTGATACGTATCGCCCATACTTGGCGATTATTTTCTGCCGGACCAAGCGTCGTGCATCCAAGCTGAACCAAGATCTGCGTGAAGCAGGTTATGCAAGTGATGAACTTCATGGGGACCTGTCCCAATCCAAGCGTGAGAACGTAATGAAAGCGTTCCGCGATGCCAAACTGCAGGTGCTCGTTGCTACAGATGTAGCTGCACGTGGACTTGATGTTGAAGGTGTTACGCATGTATTTAACTACGATATGCCGCATGATGCGGAAAGTTATATTCACCGGATTGGTCGTACGGGCCGTGCAGGCGGTACAGGTCTTGCTGTAACGTTTGCAACAGAGCATGACAGACCGGAACTTGCACGTATTGAACAAGGGATCGACCAGAAGCTGTCCCGTATCCAGTGGACAAGCGAAGGACCAATTGCTTCGACTGGAGCAGCTAGACGTTCCATCAACAGTCAAGGGGATGACGAACGTTCAGGCGGACGCTCTTCCGGAACTGGTAGTGCCCGTCGCGGTGCAGGCCGTAACGATCGCAGAGATGGCGGACGTGGGGGGCGTGGTTCGCGCGGCGGCGAAGGTGGACGTAGTGAAGGCGGACGCAGTGGTGGTCGTAGCGGTGGCCGCAGCAGCGACAGCAGTCGCGGAGCAGCAGGTCAAGGTGGACGCGGTGCAGGTCGCAGTGGCGACGAGCGCAGCGCAGGTCGTGGTTCCGCGCGCAGCAGCGACAGCAGTCGCGGTGCAGCGGGCCAAGGCGGACGCGGTGCAACTAGCAGCGGCTGGGCTGGCCGTAGCGCCGACAAGCGCAGCTCCGGGCGCAGCAGTGAAGGCTCTCGCCGTCCGGAATCCGCAGGACGCGGACCGGCGAAGGGCGACCGTCGCGATTCTCGTCGCGGACGGTAAAGCCTTGGCGCAAGCGGCAATATAGCCGCACATGCGCAGGCACCATGCCATGCCACAGTGATTGGCATGGCATATATGAGAGGGTTCGGGTACAGATGTACCGAACCCTCAGATCAAGGGTCGCGACGGAACCACGTCGCGGCCCTTTTTTCACCAGTACAGATGCTCATTTCCGCTTATTCTTTTTGTCATCTGCTAGTACCTGTTTGCGCGCCTGCTTGATCCATGGAAGATGCCATTTAGGTATTCCCCATCTAGTTTTTCTTTCTGTCCGTGTACTGCGTATAGCACTTGGCAGACTTCCATAAAATTCAAAACACCTCATCCTAGACCTAAGGATGGGGTGTTTTTGGATTAATTCTTATATC
The nucleotide sequence above comes from Paenibacillus sp. W2I17. Encoded proteins:
- a CDS encoding DEAD/DEAH box helicase — its product is MANFEQLGIRPEWCEILKHQGIAVPTPVQERSIPVLLGGRDIIAEAQTGTGKTLAFLLPIIQKINVSDRSPQALIIAPTRELALQITEEAKKLTANDDKLHVLAVYGGQDVDKQLRKLQNGTQIVIGTPGRLLDHLRRGTLKLDNVKKLVLDEADQMLHMGFLDDVETILSELPHKRQTMLFSATMPKGIRNLAKTYMKDPEDVKVSSQSVIPIKQIRQQVLECTDRGKLEALRGMIDTYRPYLAIIFCRTKRRASKLNQDLREAGYASDELHGDLSQSKRENVMKAFRDAKLQVLVATDVAARGLDVEGVTHVFNYDMPHDAESYIHRIGRTGRAGGTGLAVTFATEHDRPELARIEQGIDQKLSRIQWTSEGPIASTGAARRSINSQGDDERSGGRSSGTGSARRGAGRNDRRDGGRGGRGSRGGEGGRSEGGRSGGRSGGRSSDSSRGAAGQGGRGAGRSGDERSAGRGSARSSDSSRGAAGQGGRGATSSGWAGRSADKRSSGRSSEGSRRPESAGRGPAKGDRRDSRRGR
- a CDS encoding GNAT family N-acetyltransferase — protein: MSVIDNLRPFTERDLPMLEDWFKDAEVHRRLEGMLPLDEWYRHVEQHPGYNVWVAFSQDEAVGVIMIEREEQNTGSIAIVVHPSIRGKGYGRAVVGKAIQLPELGTIYKWYAGIEADNAACLRCFQSTGFVLENEAPDEDGYFSLWHIANIKV
- a CDS encoding clostripain-related cysteine peptidase, whose amino-acid sequence is MKRTIRLLVFILLVSFLPVSELKASDRQADYTFLIYMIGSDMESDFHMASDDLKEMMSVGSSGNVNVIVQTGGAQSWDHSSIEPGLNQRWRVEKGRLAFLDNAGSQNMDTSDSLTDFIRWGTREYPARKHVLMFWGHGLGPIDGYGGDEHYGNKKMSLTELQKGIGHAYNETGIKFELIGFDNCKMASVEVAYALRDYGKYLLASVDYTNQNGWDYTKMLKAVQDKPGISTLKLGRIIAQGYLEQSKVNGEEEDLQQSIIQLDQMEEVMKAVESFSKRLLKPQAMTKGMNQLRKARDQAEDYADEADLVDLADLFTLIGKRMKAETEADRVKKAIQKAVVYNMKSPEHPKGKGMSVYFPSRDVHRFTEKASKYRKLEFSSSYKAFITEYSTLLSRRPQNTPNKE